Proteins encoded in a region of the Psychromicrobium lacuslunae genome:
- a CDS encoding DNA methyltransferase — protein MARRPARNRPARSAAELHRAWLELVDTEGPFLAIPPLKRVWPEGMPRLADARKAILADARKDFEPAWEHYDRGSDSESVLDSYRTARDKWVETVLRDVAGWAESLSWGEVSGVAAQSPNRAVTVQAQATVSRDDEIGAIVHVIDPVDSLREVPGDLWAATPVDRVEAMLRESKVPIGIVTDGRWWGVVHARDGVMAASGIVDALTWTEEHRTRDAFLALIGRQYLIGGDPAERLPVLFEDSVAAAEEITEALGAQVRRAVELLIQSFSESAAEAKRRSLAVPLPTRSHDSYEAAVTVMMRAVFLLFAEERGLMPQGGLFDQGYGIAGELDQLTARESAESEEALDATSLSWHRLLATSNALYRGATFENLRIPAYGGSLFDPARFPFLTATNELGVLGLTVSDRVMLHVLRAVQVAEIKGEARRISFRDIDVEQIGYMYEGLLGYTATVAPEMVLGITGTRGDEPEIPLAKLEELAATHSDSKQLARAIRAWIETDQPSAKPSSEAAIAKAVGVNVAPSVVSALVQAVGGDLELAERVKPWLGLVRLDLRNRPFVVLEGALLVKETPSRKNSGAHYTPKSLAEDVVKHALEPLVYAPGPHQTANRDEWKLKSPADILNLKVADIACGSGAFLVAAARFLADRLVEAWVTDNPAWGGRKDLHTLAMREVVATCLYGADINEMAIEMCKLSLWLVSLDRDLPFSFVDDKVFVGNSLLGLTDIKQLRAMHIDPTKESRQQGMLDVFEVDVDSIIKRAVELRESLASPVESDDSPARSAAAKRRQLAQLHNVTADLRKLADGIIATGLSLGGKPGRALDAAYEDLREAARKAFPGAHDDVADSAWLDSKISLGLTPTVDTDYVQWQPLHWIIEAADVMADHGGFDAIIGNPPFLGGQKLTGAMGTNMRDWFVNVLADGRRGSADLVAYFFLRATSLLQAKGTLGLIATNTVAQGDSREVGLDSMVSDGFTITRAVQSRSWPASSANLEYAAVWGTREVVEEDVPRIADDIAVRRISTLLEAQGRTAGNPFRLAENAGIAFQGCIVLGMGFVLEPEEAQEWIAADTRNAEVLFPYLNGEDLNQRPDSSASRWVIDFNDRTEEQARKYPRPFERVSELVRPERMHNRRKPRRDYWWQFAERAAGMRKAISDLSEVLVLAQVSNTAQPMFIPKGIVPSHKIVVFASDNRGLMAVLSSSLHYFWARKYSGAMKNDLSYSPSDVFLTFPRPKMTKRLLQAGSALDRERREIMARRSLGLTKLYNLVNTPEAGSDVDVSRVRDLHVEIDEALIEAYGWDIHPRYGFHTYRRVLRWSFDAASRVDLLDKLLEENRTRAESSPVTGHIESIYEFAEATLFG, from the coding sequence ATGGCGCGCCGACCTGCCCGCAATCGCCCAGCACGGAGCGCCGCCGAGTTGCACCGTGCCTGGCTCGAACTCGTCGATACTGAGGGGCCGTTTCTGGCCATCCCGCCGCTCAAACGCGTCTGGCCGGAGGGCATGCCTCGGCTTGCTGACGCTCGTAAGGCCATCCTCGCCGATGCGCGCAAAGACTTTGAGCCTGCCTGGGAGCACTATGACCGAGGTTCTGACTCTGAATCCGTCCTTGACAGCTACCGAACGGCACGTGATAAGTGGGTAGAGACCGTTCTGCGGGACGTCGCAGGCTGGGCCGAATCACTTAGCTGGGGAGAGGTCTCTGGAGTCGCAGCCCAGTCGCCGAATCGAGCGGTCACAGTCCAAGCACAGGCCACCGTCAGCCGAGACGATGAGATCGGCGCGATCGTGCATGTCATCGACCCGGTCGACTCACTGCGCGAGGTGCCGGGTGACCTGTGGGCCGCTACTCCTGTCGACCGCGTCGAGGCGATGCTGCGCGAGAGTAAGGTACCGATCGGCATCGTCACGGACGGTCGTTGGTGGGGGGTAGTACACGCACGTGACGGAGTGATGGCCGCCTCCGGCATCGTCGATGCCCTCACTTGGACTGAAGAACATCGCACTCGTGATGCCTTTCTCGCCCTGATTGGGAGGCAATACCTGATCGGAGGCGACCCAGCCGAGCGCCTTCCGGTGTTATTCGAGGACTCGGTCGCCGCCGCCGAAGAGATTACTGAGGCGCTGGGTGCCCAGGTGCGCCGCGCGGTCGAGCTGCTCATCCAATCATTCTCCGAGTCCGCTGCCGAGGCGAAGCGCCGAAGCCTAGCCGTCCCGCTCCCGACTCGTTCGCATGACAGTTACGAGGCCGCAGTCACCGTGATGATGCGCGCCGTGTTCCTGCTATTTGCCGAAGAGCGTGGACTGATGCCGCAGGGCGGACTGTTCGACCAGGGATACGGGATCGCCGGCGAACTCGATCAGCTGACCGCCCGCGAGTCTGCGGAGAGCGAAGAAGCCCTCGACGCTACCTCGCTTAGCTGGCACCGCCTGCTGGCAACCAGCAATGCGTTGTACCGGGGTGCGACATTCGAGAATCTTCGGATTCCCGCCTATGGTGGCTCTCTCTTCGATCCGGCACGGTTTCCATTCCTCACGGCCACGAACGAACTAGGCGTCCTTGGTTTGACCGTCTCTGATCGGGTCATGTTGCATGTGCTCCGCGCCGTGCAAGTCGCTGAGATCAAAGGCGAGGCGCGCCGCATCTCGTTCCGTGACATCGACGTCGAACAAATCGGCTACATGTACGAGGGGCTTCTCGGTTACACCGCGACGGTCGCGCCCGAGATGGTCCTCGGCATTACCGGTACCCGCGGTGATGAGCCTGAGATTCCGCTCGCTAAGCTGGAGGAACTCGCTGCGACTCACAGTGACAGCAAGCAGTTGGCCAGGGCGATCCGTGCTTGGATCGAGACCGATCAGCCTTCAGCGAAGCCGTCCTCTGAGGCCGCTATAGCTAAGGCTGTCGGTGTAAACGTCGCGCCCAGCGTGGTGAGCGCCCTCGTCCAGGCCGTTGGCGGCGACCTCGAACTTGCTGAGCGTGTAAAGCCCTGGCTTGGTCTGGTGCGACTCGACCTGCGTAACCGACCCTTCGTCGTGCTCGAAGGTGCGTTGCTAGTCAAGGAAACTCCTTCCCGCAAGAACTCGGGGGCGCACTACACGCCGAAGTCGCTTGCCGAAGACGTGGTGAAGCACGCTCTCGAACCCCTCGTCTACGCACCCGGACCACATCAGACCGCGAACCGTGATGAGTGGAAACTCAAGTCGCCGGCCGACATCCTCAACCTCAAGGTCGCCGACATAGCTTGCGGTTCGGGTGCATTCCTGGTTGCTGCTGCGCGCTTCCTCGCAGACCGACTCGTCGAGGCATGGGTCACCGACAACCCGGCGTGGGGCGGCCGTAAGGACTTGCACACGCTCGCCATGCGTGAGGTCGTCGCTACCTGCCTGTACGGCGCAGATATCAATGAGATGGCGATCGAGATGTGCAAGCTCTCACTCTGGCTCGTTTCCCTCGACCGTGACCTGCCGTTTTCCTTTGTCGATGACAAGGTCTTTGTCGGCAATTCGCTCCTCGGGCTCACCGACATCAAGCAGCTACGCGCCATGCACATCGACCCGACCAAGGAAAGTCGGCAGCAGGGCATGCTCGATGTCTTCGAGGTCGACGTTGATTCGATCATCAAACGTGCTGTCGAGCTGCGGGAGAGCCTCGCCTCCCCGGTCGAGTCGGACGATAGCCCAGCGCGCTCGGCTGCGGCCAAGCGGCGACAGCTCGCGCAGCTTCACAATGTCACCGCGGATCTTCGCAAGCTTGCCGACGGAATTATCGCCACCGGGCTTTCGCTTGGCGGCAAACCCGGCCGTGCCCTCGATGCCGCCTATGAAGACCTGCGGGAGGCGGCTCGCAAGGCGTTTCCGGGTGCGCATGACGATGTAGCCGACTCGGCTTGGCTTGACTCGAAGATCAGCCTGGGGCTCACACCGACGGTCGACACAGACTACGTGCAGTGGCAGCCGCTTCATTGGATCATCGAGGCGGCCGACGTGATGGCGGATCACGGTGGTTTCGACGCGATCATCGGCAATCCGCCATTCCTTGGGGGGCAAAAGCTCACCGGTGCAATGGGAACCAATATGCGCGATTGGTTCGTGAATGTGCTTGCGGATGGTCGACGCGGCAGCGCGGACCTTGTCGCCTACTTCTTCTTGCGTGCGACCTCACTTTTGCAGGCAAAGGGGACGCTTGGGTTGATTGCGACGAATACGGTCGCTCAGGGTGATTCTCGTGAGGTTGGTTTGGATTCGATGGTGTCTGACGGGTTCACGATTACGAGGGCTGTTCAGTCGCGTTCGTGGCCGGCGTCAAGTGCGAATTTAGAGTATGCCGCAGTCTGGGGCACTCGCGAGGTTGTCGAGGAAGATGTTCCGCGTATTGCCGACGATATTGCGGTCAGACGGATCAGCACACTGCTCGAAGCACAAGGACGTACAGCGGGAAACCCGTTTCGGCTGGCAGAGAATGCGGGCATCGCTTTCCAAGGCTGCATCGTTTTGGGGATGGGTTTCGTACTGGAGCCGGAAGAGGCGCAAGAGTGGATTGCCGCTGATACCCGCAACGCTGAGGTACTGTTTCCATACCTCAACGGCGAGGATCTAAATCAGCGTCCCGACAGCTCGGCATCGAGGTGGGTCATCGACTTCAACGACCGAACCGAGGAACAGGCGCGCAAGTACCCACGGCCGTTCGAGCGAGTGTCCGAACTCGTGAGGCCCGAGCGGATGCACAACAGACGTAAGCCTCGACGCGATTACTGGTGGCAGTTCGCCGAACGAGCGGCCGGGATGAGAAAAGCGATCTCAGACTTGTCGGAGGTTTTGGTCCTCGCTCAAGTCAGCAATACTGCACAACCCATGTTCATTCCGAAAGGAATTGTGCCGAGCCACAAGATCGTAGTGTTCGCATCGGACAACCGTGGATTGATGGCGGTGTTGTCATCATCCCTTCATTATTTCTGGGCTCGCAAGTATTCGGGGGCGATGAAGAATGATCTGAGCTACTCCCCATCTGACGTGTTTCTCACGTTCCCACGGCCCAAAATGACCAAGCGATTGCTCCAAGCAGGCTCTGCGCTTGATAGGGAACGTCGCGAAATCATGGCTCGCCGAAGTCTCGGGCTTACCAAGCTCTACAACCTTGTCAATACGCCCGAAGCGGGCAGCGACGTAGATGTATCCCGAGTCCGCGATCTTCACGTTGAGATCGACGAAGCGCTAATCGAGGCATATGGATGGGATATCCACCCTCGCTATGGTTTCCACACCTACAGACGAGTTCTGCGGTGGAGTTTCGATGCCGCAAGTCGCGTTGATTTGCTCGACAAACTCCTCGAGGAGAATCGTACGAGAGCAGAGTCTTCGCCAGTGACTGGACACATAGAATCTATTTACGAGTTCGCCGAAGCCACATTGTTTGGATGA
- a CDS encoding recombinase family protein, with translation MNPKQVRQCVLYARLSVTKEESVSIARQLQSCRRYAEARGWEVVGEFIDDGVSATANRPEERRGWRSLIEARDFDAVIIWKVDRLARRVLDFLHADETLQQRGAGLVAVEDPIDMTSPQGRAFAVMLAVFGEMEAEAIRARVRAARAQILKDGRWPGGGIPYGYRSISNVRGPGRVLVQEEERIEWLKEIVARAARGQTVNAIARWLTETGAPLPIRRIERTSGSTNWNRQTVDGLLRNPVIAGMTPRNPGRAKSAKRADPFAVLRDENGDPVINESLAIVGVEEFTELQRLLDARAVPQARKLGERQATSPFLSRVARCHECSVYLCRGTNQKRPMLYCPKCRQTIGRTALDAYLIDRLLAERTEEKVGELTVAEAWLRAGHDDKARRAVLLSQLGALVIRRGIVGRYFDEERVLLTWSPSERF, from the coding sequence ATGAATCCTAAACAAGTACGTCAATGTGTCCTTTACGCCCGCCTCAGTGTTACCAAAGAAGAGTCAGTTTCCATCGCGCGGCAGCTTCAGTCTTGCCGCAGATACGCCGAGGCGAGGGGCTGGGAAGTTGTCGGTGAATTCATCGACGACGGTGTTTCTGCCACCGCAAACCGTCCCGAGGAACGTCGTGGTTGGAGGTCGCTAATTGAAGCGCGGGATTTCGATGCCGTCATCATTTGGAAAGTAGATCGCCTTGCCCGGCGGGTTCTTGACTTCCTCCACGCCGACGAGACGCTACAGCAACGAGGAGCTGGTCTTGTCGCTGTTGAGGATCCCATCGATATGACCAGCCCCCAAGGTCGTGCGTTCGCGGTGATGCTTGCGGTGTTCGGTGAGATGGAGGCTGAGGCGATCCGCGCTCGGGTCAGAGCAGCACGGGCTCAGATTCTCAAAGATGGTCGTTGGCCGGGAGGCGGAATCCCCTACGGATATAGGTCAATATCGAATGTAAGGGGCCCGGGTAGGGTTCTTGTGCAGGAGGAAGAACGGATCGAATGGCTCAAGGAGATCGTCGCTAGGGCCGCTCGCGGTCAGACAGTAAACGCAATCGCCAGATGGCTCACTGAGACAGGAGCACCGCTCCCAATACGTCGGATTGAACGGACCTCCGGCAGCACAAACTGGAACCGACAGACAGTGGACGGTCTATTGCGCAACCCCGTGATAGCCGGAATGACACCACGAAACCCTGGACGCGCAAAGAGCGCAAAACGTGCCGACCCCTTTGCAGTTCTTCGGGACGAGAACGGCGATCCGGTCATCAATGAGAGTCTTGCTATCGTCGGCGTCGAAGAGTTCACGGAGCTGCAACGACTCCTCGACGCTCGTGCTGTGCCGCAGGCTCGAAAGCTGGGCGAACGGCAGGCGACAAGCCCCTTCCTGTCTCGCGTGGCCCGGTGCCACGAGTGCTCGGTATACCTCTGCCGCGGAACAAATCAGAAACGCCCAATGCTCTACTGCCCGAAATGCCGCCAGACGATTGGGCGCACCGCGCTCGACGCCTATCTCATTGATCGACTTCTTGCGGAACGTACCGAAGAGAAAGTAGGCGAACTTACCGTCGCGGAAGCCTGGTTGCGTGCCGGTCATGACGATAAGGCGCGCCGGGCAGTGCTGCTCTCCCAGCTTGGCGCGCTCGTTATTCGTCGTGGCATTGTCGGACGCTACTTTGACGAGGAGCGAGTGCTGCTGACCTGGTCACCGTCAGAGCGCTTTTGA
- a CDS encoding type IIL restriction-modification enzyme MmeI, with the protein MIATNTVAQGDSREVGLDSMVSDGFTITRAVQSRSWPASSANLEYAAVWGTREVVEEDVPRIADDIAVRRISTLLEPAGRVDGMPARLAENSGLAFIGCYVLGMGFVLEPEEAQEWIASDTRNAEVLFPYLNGEDLNQRPDSSASRWVIDFNDRTEEQAATYKLPYHRLVERVKPERQRRKSNGEYALRKPLPERWWQYGEKRPAMRKAIADLSEVLVIALVSKSVMPLRVSTNQVFSHRLGVYATDSFADQAVLSSSLHWLWAITYSSTLETRVNYSPSDAFLTFPLPQRTERLEAAGRALENGQRELMARRGIGLTDVYNLVADPAVTGAEDVGHLRNLHVEVDAAVLEAFGWRGIELDHSFYTVRKMQRWTVGASNRVELLDLLLEENHRRMQNQLAPASTLSGTADAEAMPLG; encoded by the coding sequence TTGATTGCGACGAATACGGTCGCTCAGGGTGATTCTCGTGAGGTTGGTTTGGATTCGATGGTGTCTGACGGGTTCACGATTACGAGGGCTGTTCAGTCGCGTTCGTGGCCGGCGTCAAGTGCGAATTTAGAGTATGCCGCAGTCTGGGGCACTCGCGAGGTTGTCGAGGAAGATGTTCCGCGTATTGCCGACGATATTGCGGTCAGACGGATCAGCACACTGCTCGAGCCAGCCGGTCGAGTCGATGGAATGCCTGCCCGACTGGCCGAGAACTCTGGTTTGGCTTTCATTGGATGTTACGTCCTGGGGATGGGTTTCGTACTGGAGCCGGAAGAGGCGCAAGAGTGGATTGCCTCTGATACCCGCAACGCTGAGGTACTGTTTCCATACCTCAACGGCGAGGATCTAAATCAGCGTCCCGACAGCTCGGCATCGAGGTGGGTCATCGACTTCAACGACCGAACCGAGGAACAGGCTGCTACCTACAAATTGCCTTACCACCGCTTGGTCGAACGGGTGAAGCCTGAAAGGCAGCGTCGGAAGTCGAACGGTGAATACGCTCTCCGAAAGCCTTTACCTGAGCGGTGGTGGCAGTACGGCGAAAAACGCCCAGCTATGCGTAAAGCGATCGCAGACTTGTCGGAGGTGTTGGTCATCGCTCTTGTCAGTAAGAGCGTCATGCCGCTAAGGGTGTCAACGAACCAGGTCTTCAGCCATCGGTTAGGCGTTTACGCCACGGATTCGTTTGCGGATCAGGCCGTCCTCTCGTCGTCGCTGCACTGGCTCTGGGCAATCACTTACAGTTCGACGCTCGAAACTCGGGTGAACTACTCACCGTCCGATGCGTTCCTAACGTTTCCTTTGCCCCAGCGGACAGAGCGTCTTGAGGCTGCCGGTCGTGCGTTGGAAAACGGACAGCGAGAGTTGATGGCGCGTCGTGGCATCGGCTTGACCGACGTCTACAACCTCGTTGCTGATCCTGCAGTCACGGGTGCGGAGGACGTGGGTCACCTTAGAAACCTCCACGTTGAAGTCGACGCGGCGGTACTCGAAGCATTTGGCTGGCGAGGCATAGAACTCGACCACAGCTTTTACACCGTGCGAAAAATGCAACGCTGGACAGTCGGTGCTTCCAACCGAGTTGAGCTGCTGGATTTACTTCTTGAAGAGAACCATCGACGCATGCAAAATCAACTGGCGCCCGCCAGCACGCTCAGCGGGACAGCCGATGCTGAAGCAATGCCACTTGGCTGA